A single genomic interval of Aedes aegypti strain LVP_AGWG chromosome 1, AaegL5.0 Primary Assembly, whole genome shotgun sequence harbors:
- the LOC5565259 gene encoding uncharacterized protein LOC5565259, producing the protein MGKMRSALTVAVILVVACHANGEEAANGKDSYLAALHNSHQINQQNKAHGLVRIPREDYASVPSSSYDYSLTPSSGYGAPANSYGAPPKAAYGPPKPVYGPPQPVYGPPPAQPMSNGTPHMSPESWLLNKLKMKFNWFTLAKILLKIVIFKKIVKFLALLCLLFFIPTLKPSESESEHSDDESRRRSYDLQYDYDTRLNHVTTFALKAMEAFTIDNELYCPEENFLGCRAKRMFDVIDEEYPLKEILRMYVPHSSRKVFRLHSYDEDGDDHVTSNGMVDDGSNSSTSDSNESRERDD; encoded by the exons ATGGGAAAGATGAGAAGTGCCCTGACGGTAGCAGTTATCCTTGTCGTAGCATGTCATGCCAACGGCGAAGAAGCGGCGAACGGAAAGGATTCGTACTTGGCAGCACTGCATAATTCGCACCAGATAAATCAACAGAATAAAGCACATG GTTTGGTGAGGATACCCCGCGAAGATTATGCCAGTGTTCCGTCATCATCCTACGACTACAGCTTAACTCCATCGAGCGGATATGGAGCTCCTGCCAACAGTTATGGCGCTCCACCCAAGGCAGCATACGGACCTCCCAAACCTGTCTATGGTCCACCTCAGCCGGTCTATGGACCTCCACCAGCCCAACCGATGAGCAACGGAACGCCGCACATGAGCCCCGAAAGCTGGCTGCTCAATAAGTTGAAAATGAAATTCAACTGGTTTACTCTAGCGAAAATTCTACTCAAGATTGTGATATTCAAAAAGATTGTTAAGTTCCTCGCCCTGCTATGCTTGCTGTTCTTCATTCCAACGCTGAAGCCAAGTGAAAGCGAGAGTGAGCACAGTGACGACGAAAGCCGACGCCGCAGCTACGATCTGCAAT ATGACTACGATACCCGGCTGAACCATGTGACAACGTTTGCCCTGAAAGCCATGGAAGCTTTCACCATCGATAACGAGCTGTATTGTCCGGAGGAGAACTTCCTCGGTTGCCGTGCGAAACGAATGTTCGACGTGATCGACGAGGAGTATCCACTGAAGGA GATCTTGCGGATGTACGTTCCGCATTCCAGCAGAAAGGTATTCCGATTGCATTCCTACGATGAGGACGGCGATGACCACGTTACCAGCAATGGAATGGTAGACGATGGCAGCAACAGTAGCACCAGCGACAGCAACGAAAGTCGCGAACGTGATGACTAG